The sequence AATATACTCCATTGAGTAAGCTCTTAGCTACATGTAACCAATCTTGATAGAACTTTTTACGCAAAAACATATCAGACACAAACTaccaattataataatgattcaattgatgaAGTCAttgctattatttattgtatttcatTTTAGCTGCATTTCATTGTTCTATGATTTGGTTTACCTTTAGCTAAGTGCCATCCTAGAGTATAGTTTGTAGTTTCCTATGGAGAACAACGAGCAAGAATCTCCATTGGTTACTTACAAAATTCATAAATCCGAATTTCATCATATAAAACATTCTGACTATATAATACTACTCCATACCATACCTCAAGACAGATCGATTATCAAGTCCTTTAATCCTTATCCAAGCTCAAACAAACAAGCTACTATCTCATACAAACAACTGAAGTGTCTACTAACCAGTCTTCTTTCACAGGCGCTGTCAGTATGCGCGGTGCTGATCTACGCTCCCCTCGCCGTGATGAGCGAGTCGCTCCCGCAGACCCGGCTCATCTTCTACGCGACCCTGGCTGTACTGGCCGTGGTAGAGATATTTATAGGCAGCCTGCTTATACATGGCGCTTTTAAGGTAAGGGTATTATgattgttgatttattttgtgatcTTATAGTTTAACGGTGGTTACACGTTAGATTAGAGTTAACGATTAGACAttagacataatttatattgagCTATCGTCAAAGTTCTATCCCTTATCGCAAATCAATACATTGTGTGAGttgtaattttgattttagtCCGATACAGGCTGTTGAACAAAAGAAAACGCTGGTTTACTAGATAGTCTGAAAGTTAAGTTATCCTTTAAACTCATGACTTTAAATGAATATCAAAATATGATAACCTTATTAAATTGGATTTAGTGTATTTGCATTCTTACTTCAtcaaatctaattaaaaatgaGTTTATCTACAAGATTGCATATCAGAAATAACTTGTACCTAAGTAGAATATCAAAAGGAAACAATATTTTGCACAATCTTCATAATGTAGTAAGCATAGTGATTATAAGAAGGTGTGGCGTTACGTTATCTCAAGTATTTGTAATCCTACGGCTGACgatgttatttgtttgtatcgAAACTATACGTAttgtactatttatttacagtagTCTATTATGAATGccaaagatttattttcatgcCTGTTTACATAAACCACATTGTTTGGCGAGTTCCTGCGTTTTTGGCCATGTTTAATAATTGCAAACAAACTGCTTTAAAATTCTGTTGATTTCCAGAGATTCCTAATTCCCTGAGCACACCCAATCCTCaattattaaaagtagtagtaagtCTTGCTCTCATTCATGTACATCTCAACGGTACATTTTTGTTTCTGACATATGAGAATTTCACTTTCACGAAATCACCATTTTTCACGACTTTTCACTGAAATTTTTAGGCACTTCAGACACCTTATTGTGTCTTAAGTATTGCATAAAGCAATCAATACATCACAGAGATGCCACTCTCCACGAGCTGCTAATCTAAATCTTTAACCCTGTGTTTCCAGCGCAAGCCGCAGTTCACGTGGCCGTGGCTGGTGGTGGCGTGGTGGAAGGGGCTGGTGCTGCTGGTGCTGACGGTGGCCGGCATGGTGCTGCTCACCTTCAACAGAGACGTCGAAACCATCACCGAAGCCAGTGCTGTTATATccgtgtattttgtttattcaggtgagagtttgtatgtatgtatattgagCCGATAAGTTTGTTGGTGTCAACAATATATAAAAcggattgtttttgtattttacaataGGCAATCAATGTTGATCATTTTTGAATGGTAATTGGAAGTAAATACTGGGCATTGTTTTGGTCGCTGAATGACTTATTTCACATTTTAGAATACCTAAATGTTCATGGATGATACAGGTACTCTTATCGACGACGAAATGAATATACCTAGACGAAATGAACATAGTCTGATGACATTTAGTATCATTGAATTCAATAATTGTTATGAATGTCATTGCTCTGTAGATAATGTGGATTCCCCGATTAAGCagctaacattattttaaaatgtgttcaAATCGATACACAATCAATTTATCGTATAAGTAGATTATGTCCTTCTCAAAAATAACTTCTGTGGaggaattttaaaatgaaataaatgataaatatatcCTTCCGATGAGTAGATGGTAGAGCCGCATTCAAATGAACCAAATGTGGGCTATTTACCTATTAGGCAGTGTAAAGTGGCAGGATTTCTCAAATTCAGAGTTACCACAATAGATTCTTGAATACTAAAAGTCAAATGGCAAGACATGGTGAGAGTATAACACCTTCTTGAGCTCCAGAGCGAGAAAGTACATGATGATATTCCATCCTAAACACAGAGAAGTCTTACTTATACGTGACATTCAAACAAAAGTGTCTCCTTACCGCTTAGGAAAGGACCTAATTTTCTAAACATCTTTCACCATTGCTTAACCGCAATCATCCCAGGCGTGACATACTATTgctttttatacattattttcttgtgtaCAACAATGTGCAGATAAGAAAGGGCGACCACAATTACAATAGAAATGCAGGCAGCGTCGCCAT is a genomic window of Helicoverpa armigera isolate CAAS_96S chromosome 16, ASM3070526v1, whole genome shotgun sequence containing:
- the LOC110369816 gene encoding uncharacterized protein LOC110369816, translated to MCLDVDNCCCCFSLELGTKIIGIVYTALSVCAVLIYAPLAVMSESLPQTRLIFYATLAVLAVVEIFIGSLLIHGAFKRKPQFTWPWLVVAWWKGLVLLVLTVAGMVLLTFNRDVETITEASAVISVYFVYSALLLYFAVVVNSRRQELVLENYWANKHMLRHAKTQYYYV